ATTGGGCGAAGCACTATTTCTCCCTGAAATATCTGAAGCGACACCAGCGCCTGAACCTGAAAAAGCGGACATAAAAGCCAGTCACTCGGAACTAGCAAATAAACTCAAAGCTCTAAGTGAAGTGCGCAAAAATAAAGGAGGATAAACTTGTCGAAGAACTTATAACCAAGCAAGTGGCAATGCGTTATGCAACTGGAAGATTCAAAAGCAAATTTTCAGACAGATTTACAGGTCAAGCGATACAGTGAATTGATTATCTACGCAATCATTTTTCTCTTCCTAGTAGCAGCCTCGTTTGTCGTCAGTATTGTGCTCTCACGTCAAAGTCAACAAGATGCGCAGCACATTTTTTGTGCCACGCAGCAGCAGCGTAGCTGGGCAAACGCTGTAGAGTCTTTTACCAGAGCAAACATTGCAATCTACATGGAGTCAGGGAATGCAATGCCTGACTTGAAGACAGCAGTAGAGGCAATTCAGCAATTCAAGCATCTAATGAATGCACTAGCGCACGGCGACTCTCTAGAGATGAACGGCAAGGTGTTCCAGATTTCAGCAGTCTCTGAGCCAAGCCTGCAGCAGGTGCTGAAAACAATGCAAACACGCTGGGCAGAAGTAGAGGGAGATTTTACAGCTTTTGCAAAGAAGTTCTCAGAAGGGCACATTGATACGGCACTTTTTACCAAAGTTGCCGATCCGATTCTAGCAAAGTTAGGACCTCAGATTGCAGAGGATACGCGAACCTTCATCGTTACGCTGGGCTTCCTATCCGAAGAACGCATTACAGGCTTGCAGACATTTCAGATTGGTGCGCTCATGCTCAGCGTTGTGGTCTTCTTAGTTATGGCGTTTCGACTGGCGATCTCGCTCCAAGCACAAGACCGTGTCATTGTGGAGCGCACGCGGCAAATTATGGAGCAGAACCAGAAAATTCTGGAACAGAATGAACTCATTAACGCAGAAAAGCGCACAGTAGAGAAACTCAATCAAGAACTAGAAAACAATCTCAAAAAGCTGCGTGAGACTCAAGCCTATCTGATTCAAACTGAAAAGATGAGTTCCCTAGGGCAAATGGTAGCAGGCATTGCACACGAACTCAACACACCAATTGGCTATGTGAATACAAATGTGGTGCTGGTAAAAGAGCGCTTCTTGGAGCTGGCAGATACCTTGCGCAAAGCACTCAGGGCACAGGAGCTGATTTACAATGACCAGTTTGAAGAAGCAGTGGTCGAGATGCAAGCCATTGCCAGTTCCCCATATGGGACAATTGCTGAGCTCGATGAAACCGAAGCACGCGTCAAGCGTCTGCTTGCCGCCTCACAGGCGGGGCTTGAGCAAATGGCAAATCTGGTGCGCAGTATGCGCAATTTCTCTCGCCTTGATGAAGCTGAAATGAAGAAAGCAGACATTCACGAAGGCATCAAGGGGAGTCTGCTGATGCTCTCGCCACAGCTGAAAACCAACGACATTCAGGTTACAACCGATTATGGAGACCTGCCAATGATTGAGTGCTACCCTGCTCAGCTGAACCAGGTTTTTCTAAATCTTATTCAAAATGCAGTGCATGCGGTAGAAGGGCGACCAGAGCCAAAAATCCACATCTCAACAACACTGGAAAATGGCGAGATTGTGGTCAGAATTTCAGACAACGGACCCGGGATTCCTGAAGAAATCCAAAGCAAGATTTTTGACCCCTTCTTCACCACGAAACCTGTGGGCAAGGGCACTGGTCTAGGTCTTTCAATTTGCTACAGTATCATTCAAAAACATCAAGGCACAATTACCTTCGAGACGCAAAAGGGTGTTGGCACGACCTTTATTGTGCGCATTCCTGCACGGGATTTTATGCCGGTAAGCAGTCAAACTGGACAAGTGCAAGTAGAAAAGGTATAGCAAAACGGTACGATGAACGCGCTCGAGAAACAGATGCTGAGTTCAGAGCCGAAAATAAGTAGCCTGCTATCGGGGCTGATTATAGAGAGTCTGCAAGATCCCTTGTGCGTCAAGGATAGTGGCGGGCGCTACACGTATCTGAATGCGGCAATGTGCCGCTTGCTTGGCGTAACCAGCCCAAAAGATGCAGTCGGCAGAACAGACTTGGCTTTTTTTCCTGATGATATAGTAAGACAGCGGCGCAATGATGACCTTCTTCTGCTCACTGCACAGTTGCCAGCTATCTCAAAAGAAGAAGCATTGATTGAGCCGGCAACAGGGCTGCTCAAGTGGTTTCAAATCACTAAGTCGCCCCTAAAAGATAGTGAACAGCGCATCATCGGTACCGTTGAGCTATACCGTGACATTGCGGCGCGCAAGGAAAGTATGGAGGTGGTGCATCGCATTCAAGCTGAGCTGCTGCAGAAGGAAGCAGCGCTCTCAAGCTTGATTAACAATACAGACGATTACATCTGGGCAATTGACCGAGAGTATAACCTGAGCGTGGCAAATGAAGCAGTAAGGCACTTTGCGCGCACAGCATTGGGCATTGAAATCCAGATTGGAATGCCATTTTTTTCAATCGTGCCGCCTGAGAATGTCGAGGTGTGGAATCGATATGCCAATCTGGCACTTGGCGGCGAGCATGTGGTGTTCGAGACTAGTCATCGATTAGCAGACGGAAGCGTGCGCTACGAGGAAGCAACGCTCAACCCTATCAAGGATTTTCAAGGGGAGATTTTTGGGGCAGCTGTCTTCGTGCGCGACATTACGCGTCGCAAACGCATTGAGGAAGAGCTGCAGGTGCTCAACAGAGAGCTTGAAAAGCAACTGGCAGAGGTGCAAAAAACTCAGGCGCAGCTTATTCAAGCAGAGAAGATGAGTTCCCTAGGGCAAATGGTGGCGGGCATTGCACATGAACTCAACACGCCAATTGGCTATGTGCAGAATAATTTGGAGCTAATTGGCAAGCGCTTTGAGACGCTCTCAGAGCTGTATGCTAAAGCAATTGAGGCAATTGCGTGCATCAACGACAATCGTCTGGAAGATGCGCTGTGCAAATTTCAAGAAATCTCAGAATCTGAGCTGGCAACAAAAGAGTCGCTGTCGCAACTTGTAAGCCGCACTCAGAAGCTATTCAACGGGTGCATGGTCGGCCTAGAGCAGATGGCAAACCTTGTTCAAAGTATGCGCAATTTCTCTCGCTTGGACGAGGCGGAGATGAAGCGCGCAAATCTTTTGGACGGCATTCGTAGCAGCCTGCTGATGCTAGGGCACATGTTGCGTGAAAAAGCTATCCAAGTCGAGACCTATCTGGAGCCCCTACCAATGATTGATTGCTACCCAGCACAGCTGAATCAGGTTTTTATGAACATTATTCAAAATGCGATTCATGCAGTTGAAGCCAGCCCTGCACCCCGAATTCGCATCTATGCCCGACAAGAAGGCAACTTTGCTGTCGTAAAAATTCAAGACAACGGCACAGGGATTCCGAAAGAAATTCGCGGTAAGATTTTTGACCCCTTTTTCACCACCAAGCCCGTTGGCAAAGGCACAGGATTAGGACTTTCTATTGCCTACAGCATTGTTGAGAAGCACAAAGGCTCTATTTCCTTTGAAACCGAAGAAGGCGTGGGCACGACCTTCGAAATCAAGATTCCAATTGTAGAATTTATACCCTCAAACCAAGACACAAGAGAATGATGAAACTCAAGATGTTGATTGTCGATGATGAGCCGCAGGTGCTGGAGTCGCTGCGCCAGTTGTTTGATGCCGAGTTTATTGTGTTTACGGCGCAAAGTGGAGAAGAAGCGCTGAATTTAGCCTTACAGTTGCCTGACCTTGCTGTGATAATTAGCGACCAGCGGATGCCTACGATGAAGGGCGTGGATTTGCTCAAGCAGATTAAGCAAATGCTGCCCGACACAATGCGCATTTTGCTAACGGGATACACTGACCTTGATGCCGTCTTGGATTCCGTTAATCTGGGCGAGATTTTTCGGTATGTGCGTAAGCCATGGCAGCCAGAGACCTTGAAGTCTATTGTCTCACTAGCCGCAGCCTCATATGTGCTGCGCAAACAGAAGCAGACACGCGCCATGTTGCGCGAGCAACCTCCAGCGCAAGCGACCCACACACCGAAATCCAATCTGGTGAGGCTTGATCTCTCAAATGCACTGGGCGAACCGCTGCCACAAGTGAAAGTGCCAGAGCCAAGCAACGCGCCGAAGCCTGTGGCAAAGGAGGAAAATCGCTCAAGCACGCCGCTACCCGCTAACCAAACTACGCCCAAACAGTATCTGTCATTTGAGGAAGAATTCTTTGCAACTTTCAAGCCCGAGACAATCGCAGAGGTAGAAAAATACGAGAGCTTCGAAGAAGAGTTTTTTGCGAAGCTCAATGAGCATGTGGCGATGTTGGAAGCAAAGCTGTCTGAGTCAGAAGAAACCCAAGCAGGCGTGCAAAATCCGCTACCTGCGGCGAACACATCATGGCTGAATGAGGAGCTGGAAGAAATGCGTGCGTTTCGTGAGGTCTTCTATGGACGCAGCGGTAAGCCGAAAGTGCTGGTTGTCGATGATGAAAAGCGAGTGCTGACTGCGCTAACAGACTTGCTCTCCGATGAATTCAATGTAATTGCTTGCAATGATGCCCGCACCGCCTTAGATGTGCTAGAATCCAATGCCCTCATTTCTGTCTTGCTGTCCGACCAGCGAATGCCCGGTATGAGTGGCGTCGACTTTCTGATTGCAGCCCATCGCATTGCCCCGCTTGTGCCAAAAATTTTGATGACAGGCTATACCGACCTTGAAGACATTGTTCGCCTTGTGAATGAAGGTCAAATCTTCCGACATATTCAGAAACCTTGGGATGTAAGCAAGCTGCGAGAATGCTTGCTGCTGGCAGCGGAGGAATTCCGACGCCGCGTGGAACACGGTCTGCGTCAGCGGCATCTTTACCTCAAACAGCCAGAGAAAGCAGCGCAGCTTATGGCAGTAGAAGCCAAAGGCAGAACAGGACGAAACATAGAGAACGAGATCGAGAGCCTAAAAAAAATCGCAGCGCTACTTAAGAGGAACTAACAAAAGCCCGCTGATTGAAAGCGGTTCTACACGCATCGCCCTCCTCCTTTCAGGGAAAGCACTGCGCGTCCAATCGGACTCAAAGGAAGACATTTAAAAGACGCTGTAGAGGTAGCGTGCCCTAAGTACCAATGCGTAGCCTAATAGCTTCCACCGACCTTTCGAGCGTTGAGCATATCATCATTAAACCGTGGCAAGGCAGTAGGGCGCGCAGTTAAGCCCGTTGTGTCCGTGAGGGCTTTCATAAAAGCAATAATGTCTTGAATTTCCTGCTTAGTTAGGTTGAGTTTGTCTTCAGGCAGCGTTTGATGGTCTAAGTCAATACCAATACCCTTGCCGCCGCCAACGTTGTAGAAGCGCATCACTTCGTCAAGTGTCTTATAGACACCGTTGTGCATATAAGGTGCGGTAAGCGCCACATTGCGGAGCGTCGGGGTCTTGAACATATACCTGTTAAGCTCTATTCCATTAGTAGCCATTTTACCGATGTCAGGGTCAATTTCAGCGTTTTTCCACTTAGCCTCTTTCGGGACACCGATAACTTCTGCCTCTGTCTCAGTAAAATCAGGTGGCACAGTGCCGTTGAAAAACGGAATGAAGTGGCAAGTAGCACACTTGGCTTTACCCGCAAAGAGATTGAAGCCACGCTGCTCACTTTCACTCATCTTTGTTTTGTCGCCGCGCATATACTGGTCAAAACGAGAGTTGAGGGCAATAAGCGAGCGCATATAGCTGGCAATCGCTTGTGCAATGTGCTGACCCGTAACCGCATTGTCCACACCGAAAGCCGCTCTAAATAGGGCTTGATACTCGGCACTTTTGGCAAGTTTGGCTGCTGCGGCATCCAGTGAGCTTTTCATTTCATCGGGACTATGCACTACAAAGCGCACGCGGTCTTCGAGGTAAATCGTTTTCTGGTCATAAGATGAACTGGCTTGAAAGGCAGAATTGATGAGAGTGGGTGTGTTGCGCAATTTATGCGTTTCGCGTGCTATCGTTAGCGCCCGTGGCAGCCCATCAGTGAAGGCATGTTCAGGCTGATGGCAGGAAGCACAAGAGCGCTGATTGTTTTCAGACAGAAGCGGTTCAAAGAAAAGCAGTTTGCCGAGCGCCACTTGTTGCAGGTTTAGTGAGTCCATGTAGTCGGGTGCATAAGCCGTTGGGTCAAATGCCTCAGGGTCGAACAAAGTTTTAGCAGTGGTGCGGAAAGGGCGCTTTGTCTCAAGAAATGGAATTTGTAGCAAGACCTGCACATCATAGAGTGCTTCAGAGAGCGGGTTAGCAAACTCTACGATGAAGTGAAGGCGATTGAAGGCATTGAAGTCCTGAGCGTGGCTTGCAAGGTAGCTGATGGCAGCACGGAAGCACTTGCGCACTTCCTGCAACTTAGCGGTGTCTTTTTGCACCAGCACTGCTGCATAACACTCAAAAGCTTCAGCAAGACCTTCTACAGCTGCCTGAGCTTCAGGAATGGAGTGTTGTGCAATAGGGGAATCAAAACCTGTAATGCCCAGCGTGATAATGCGAGCAATCTCAAGCCGCATAGCATCGAATATGCGAGTGTCGCTGAGCGTCTTTTTGATAATCACATCATCAAAGCGTTTGCAGAGCGAGCGCATGATTTTAACTTGCCGAAGCATAGCATCACGCTCCGCAAGGTTGACATCAGGGAAAAGCATTTCCTCTAAGACTTGAAAGCCAGTGGGCTGCTCGAGCTTGAATTCTTCACCGACCTTGACCAGTGCAGGACCGTTCATTTCTTCAGAAGTACGCGGTGCATAATACTCTGAAAGAAACTCAATGCGCTTGTAAGCAAGACGAGCTGTTCTGAAGGCTTGCTGCACGACTGTTTTGGATAGTGTATCACTGGCTGCACTTGCAATCAGTGAATCTAATGCACCCAGTGCTGCATGCAGTGCGCGTAGGTTTTTCGAAAATGTGGCTTTGACCGTTGAGTCTGCAATGTCTTTTGAAGCTGTAGAGCTGGTCTTGGGCAACTTCGTGCAGCTAGACGCCACGACAATGATAGCAATTGCAACAAAAGTTAAGATGCGGTTCATACTGCTCGTACTGATGTGATGATGAATGAAAAGAGCCGCACTCTTTGGAATGCGGCTCTTCGGTCGTCCATCTGCAAGGGTTTTAGCGAGGCACATTCGTGAGAATTAGAACATAGCTGCCCTCACCGAAGTTGGTAGGAACTTGTGCAGCAGGCAGAGTGCCGCCGTCTGGATTGCGGAAGTCTCTACCGGGCGCTTGACCACCTTGCCGCCAAGTGTGCGTCTGCACACAGACAAGGAAAGTGCCAGGGCGACCGACTTCATTGGAGATATCAAGCATAGCACCGTATTCCCATTCACCAATAGCAGGTCGTCCGTCAGAGCCGACGAACCAGTTAGTTGCACTGCCATCGGGGTTTCGCTCTGCCACATACTTACGCTGAGCAGCACTGCCGTCGCGTGGTGGAGAGACTTCCAAGAAAACCGAGATGGTGCTTGGGCTTGAACCAATGCGCCACTGGTAGATACGGCAGTCATGATTTTGACGGCGGGCATCAAAGACATTTGCACCACGATAGCGGTTGGGGTCTTCTTGGATGTAGACGAAGTTTTCTGTCACGCAAATGTTATCAGGGTTCATAAACTCGCGGGCTGGACCATTCGGGTCATCGCCATCGAAGAGAACTTCAAGTGTGCCACGAAGAGGGTTGCTGGGGTCTAAGCGCAAGCGATACACACGACCATACATTGTGCGAGCGCTATCGGCATTGGCGCCGGTGCCCCACACCTGACCAGTAACGCAGAAGTAAATCTCAGTGGCGGCTGCGTCTGACCCTTTGCGGTAGTCAAGGTCTTCAACGCGACCAAAGGCAATGGCATTCAAGCGAGCCGCTTCTTGGTTGAACTCTGCGGCAGCTCGAGACTTCGGATTAGTGATTTCACGGAACTCTACCTCATACACTTGCCCAGCCACCATTGAGCGTTCACGGCGGACATTGTCGCGGCGTGCCATCACATAGAGCTTGCCGTTGTCGAAATTGCCAGTGCCTTCGCCAACATAGAGCGCCACTTCACCTGCGCCTTGAAAATCATCATCACCGATGATAGTAACTGTGCGGTTCGGATAAGTGCCTTTCGGCAAGGTAACGGCGTTTTCGCCACTCCAGTAGCCAAAGTTGGTCAGAATACGGTCAGTTTCACTTGGGCGACCATATGGATCTACGATGTGAATCTGAGATTCAGGGCCGGATTCACCGCAGGTGATAAACTGCGGGCGAGCAACGCCGTGCACTTCGGGCGTAACCATCGTCGCAGAGCAAAGACGCCACAAACCGTCGTTAGAGGTCATCAAATACTCACCACGCACAGGACGGAAGGTCTGGTCAAGTGTGATGCGTGAGACAGCAAAGTTATCCTCATGGTTGCACACAAAGGTAAAAGTGCCGTCTGGATTCCTAAGAAGACCTGCGCCATCTGCCATACCGCCGAAGACGAAGTTTGGAGACTGACGCAGCGTATCGTCAGAGCTAATGAGCGTGAAGGCTTGCACACCTTGCGCAATGCGTGAGACGAAAGTCGGTGTAACCGAATACTGACGCAGTTCAACCGTCGAGGCTGAGCTACTGTCGGTAGTGTTACTGCGGCAGCCTGAAAGGGTTATCCCACAAACGAGCAATCCAAAGAGTGCTTGCTGAAGTAGTTTCCTGAGCATTGTTTCAACAGAGTTTTGTTTTGTTCGAGTTGCTATGCTGTCAAAACCTGCATCGCAAAACGGCATAATTCTCCGACTTCCAACGGTTTTTTGGGAGCACCGCCTCAGCAAGGGCATTTGCATCATAGAGCACGCAGCAGGAAAAAGTGAAGGAACACGGTTTTTTCTGGATAGTCGGGCTGTCGTTTCACGATGCGGACGCAAAGATAGTGGCAGCGTGTTAGGGAAGCGTTAAAGTAACGATAAGTTTGCGTTAAGTTCTGACTTGCAGCAGACTTTTTAGCAAATTGCACTCAGCACTGCCAGCAATGGTGAAGAAGATGTATCTTTGCAGCAATCTAAAATGCTGCAACTTGCTGCAATCCACATACACAATGAATACGCACCCTTTCTGGCTTCTTTTGCTTTTTTGTCTAATCAGCACAATCGCACCAGCGCAAACCAAGAAAACTGCAGCACAAGCACCCAAGTTGGTGGTCGCAATTGTAATAGACCAGTTTCGCTACGATTACTTGGAGCGGTTCAGGGCATACTACTTGCCAGCAAGTAAGTCATCAGGTGGGTTTAATCGGCTGCTGGCAAGCGGTGCACTCTTTACGAATGCGCACTACCCTTACATCAACACTTACACTGCACCCGGACATGCCACACTTTTTACGGGTGTAATGCCAGCGCGCAGCGGCATCGTAGGCAACGAGTGGATTGACCGTTCCACTAACCGCATGGTCTACTGCGTCGAGGATACAAGCGTGAGCACTGTTGGAATCAATGCGAGTGCCAATTCAGGTAAAATGTCGCCCCGAAATGCGCTGGTTTCAATGGTCACTGACCACTTGAAGACAATCTCGCCAAAAAGCAAGGTGATTGGAATTGCACTCAAAGATAGAGGTGCGATACTGCCAGCAGGTAAAAAAGCCGATGCAGCATTCTGGTTCGATGCGGCAAGTGGCAAGTGGATTTCAAGTTCATACTACTTTCCAAATGGTAATCTGCCAAAGTGGTTAGAAAACTTCAACGAGAGAAAGTTGCCTGAAAGTTATTTAGGCAAAGAATGGGTTAGGCTGTTGCCTGATAGCGCTTACACAATGCCAGATGATGCAGTGGGCGAAAGTAACTTGTTAGGTGAAGAGCGCCCAGTATTCCCGCATAAGGTGATTGATGCGACAAAGCTAAGTGACCCGCGCTTACGAAATGTAAGACGGTTTGAGGCGATTGCACCCACACCATTTGGCAATGAGCTAACGATTGAAATCGCCAAAGCAGCAATTGAAGGAGAGGCGTTGGGACAGCGTGGCGTAACTGATGTGCTCACTATCTCGTTTTCCTCAGTTGACTACTGTGGACATGCTTTTGGGCCAGATAGCCAAGAGCAGATGGATATCGTTGTGCGTTTAGACCGTCAGCTTAGCGATTTTTTTCAATACTTGGACAAAAAAATTGGGTTTGAAAATTGCTGGTTTGCACTGTCTGCCGATCATGGCGTCTCGCCGTTGCCAGAACAGTTGCAGCCTGACGGCAAGCGTGGAGAACGGCTCTTCAAAGCGAACACATTAGATTCGTTGCGCAGGTTGGTCAGTGCAAAATACCCGAACGTGGTCGGCACTATAGAAAACGATGAAGTGGTGCTAAACCGCGACGCTGTAGCGAAACTGGGCTACAGCCCCAGCGAAGTAGAGCGATTTGTAGGCGAGTGTGCACTGCAGCTACGCGGCGTGATTGGCTTTGTAACGCGCACGGACCTGGAACAGGGCAGCTTAGATGCGACAGGTAAAATGGTAAAGCACTCTTTCTTCGCATCGCGCAGCGGTGATGTGAAGTTGCTGCTTAGACCCTATTCCTTCTTTGCATTTGCACAAACTGGCACCACACACGGCACGGCTTACGACTATGACACACATGTGCCAATGCTATTCTGCGGCAAAGGCATTCGTCCCGGCAAGTATCACGCGGCAGTGTGGACAACTGACTTTGCCCCAACCTTACACTACTGGCTTGGTCTACCCCCCGAGCTAGCCGATTATGACGGCAGGCCGCTCTATGAAATCTTTGAGCAAAAGGATGCGCAAAGCGCAAGACGCTTTCGCCGTTGAGCCAGTGTCCAGAGAAAATCCGAAGCAAAGGTTAGATTCAAAACAAGAGCGTAAGCATTAAACCAGCGTCAGACGGTGTCAGTTTAAGCGATAGCATTGGGCGCAGAGCTTGCTCCAAGTCGCTGATACGTGCACTAGATGCCAGCACTTGCCAGATATCGAAAAAGAGGAGAAATGCACCTTGCACGATAATGCCTAGTCCGCTACCAAAAAACTCATCGCTGCGGCTCAGTCCATTCCGAGCTGCCCAAGCCAAAGCACCGCCAACCAACATATAGCCAACATCTAATCCGACATTCACAAGTAAGATTTTGGAAAAATTTTGCTCTTCTGAAAGCTCCTGCAAGAGGGCTTTGCCGTCAGTGCCAAGCGTATCCAGCGCAGCAAGCTGCGAGCCGAGTCCGAGCAAAGCAGCGCTTGCAATCGCTGCATTCACAGCGCCCCAGCCGAGATTCTGAAAACCCCAATACCGCAGAACAGTGTTCTCTGATTGCAGAGATAGCCCAACGCCAGACAAGATAGAAGCACCTGCCCAAGCACCTAAAATCCACATTGCGCGCTGCTGTGCAGCAAGGCGCGCCTCAGCGTAGCGTTTCACTAAAACTTGTGCCGGGCTGTCAGTAGCAAGCAAAAAGAGTAACGCGGCTGCCAAACTGACGCCTTGCGCCGTGAGGCGAATGCTGACAACTACCCGTATGCGCCCAGGCATCATTGCGGCAAGATTTTCACTTTCAGGTGCGATGGCGCTTTGGCTGTGCGATAAATCCGATGTGTTGCAACCTGAAAATCGCTATCGCTGCACTTGTAGATGTCAACAAACTTCTGCGGATTGCGGTCAATAAGTGGGAACATTGAACTTTGCACTTGCACCATAATGCGATGCCCTTTTTTGAAAGTGTGCAGCACATCTTGCAGCTCGAACTTCACCTCTTCAATCTGATTGGGTTTCATTGGTTCAGGCTTTTCGTAACTCTTGCGGTAGCGGGCACGCATCACTTCCCAACGCACCAGCATCTGGTAGCCACCCAAGCGCACAGGGGCAGGAAAGACCCGTCGCCCAATAGGCTTATCGGTGTATTCATCTCTGGCAGTATCAGGAAAAACGTCAATGAGCTTGACGATGAAGTCAGCATCGCTGCCTGTTGTGGACGCAAACAGATTGGCAAAAATGTTTCCAGCTAATGTGATGTCTTCGGTGAGCACATCAGTTTGATAGACCAGCACATCAGGTCGGCGTGCCGCAAAGCGCTGGTCTTCAATCATATACTCAACGCTGCGGTCAATGCGTATCTCGTTGGTGTAAGGCACGGGCTTGTTGGGGTCGCTGATGTATTCGTCGTACCCTTTGGTGTCTTTAGGCGGCTCAAAAGAGAGCTTGCCATTGGCGTGAAAGTAGAGGTTCTTCTCTACGACATTCTTTGGATGCCATGTCTCAAAGGTACGCCATTGGTCTCGACCAACGTCGTAAAGTATTGCTTCGGGTAGCGTATCGTTGCCATTGCCTTTGAGATGGGCGTTGAAGAAAGGTTTCAAGATGTGCTCGCGATAAAACTGACCGGTCTTTGAGCCAAACTTGATGTATCCCAAGCGGTCGCCATCAGTTCTTGCCCATGCGCCGTGATACCATGGACCCATGACGAGAATGTTGCGTGCCTTTGGGTTTTGTCGCTCAATAGCATCATAGACTTTAAGCGGCCCATAGAGGTCTTCTGCGTCAAACCAGCCGCCGACGGTCATCACCGCAGGCGTGATATTTTTTAGATGCGGCAAGATTGTGCGTGATTTCCAGAACTCATCATAATTCGGATGATTCATCATCTCATTCCAGAACGCGATACTATCGCGGTAGATTTTTTCATTGACATTTCTTAGTGCGCCAAGCTCCAAATAGAACTTGTAAGCATCAGGCGTTGGAAAGTTGTAGGGTGGATTGCCCACAGTGGTGGGCTTCGGACGCGCTTTACCAAAGGAGTAAAGAAAAGTAAAGGCGTCCATTAAGAAGAATGCCCCATTGTGATGGAAGTCATCGCCAATCCACCAATCGGTTACAGGGGCTTGTGGAGAGACGGCTTTCAGCGCAGGGTGCGCATCAGGTAGCGATGCAGCAGCATAAAAGCCCGGATATGAAATGCCCCAAATGCCAACTTTGCCATTGCAAAGCGAGACATTTTTCACCAGCCATTCAATCGTGTCGTAGGTATCACTGGATTCATCAATTTGATTGCCAGTGTTGCCCGGAATGTTCGGACGGACATTGACAAACTCCCCTTCAGACA
The genomic region above belongs to Chloroherpetonaceae bacterium and contains:
- a CDS encoding c-type cytochrome, which produces MNRILTFVAIAIIVVASSCTKLPKTSSTASKDIADSTVKATFSKNLRALHAALGALDSLIASAASDTLSKTVVQQAFRTARLAYKRIEFLSEYYAPRTSEEMNGPALVKVGEEFKLEQPTGFQVLEEMLFPDVNLAERDAMLRQVKIMRSLCKRFDDVIIKKTLSDTRIFDAMRLEIARIITLGITGFDSPIAQHSIPEAQAAVEGLAEAFECYAAVLVQKDTAKLQEVRKCFRAAISYLASHAQDFNAFNRLHFIVEFANPLSEALYDVQVLLQIPFLETKRPFRTTAKTLFDPEAFDPTAYAPDYMDSLNLQQVALGKLLFFEPLLSENNQRSCASCHQPEHAFTDGLPRALTIARETHKLRNTPTLINSAFQASSSYDQKTIYLEDRVRFVVHSPDEMKSSLDAAAAKLAKSAEYQALFRAAFGVDNAVTGQHIAQAIASYMRSLIALNSRFDQYMRGDKTKMSESEQRGFNLFAGKAKCATCHFIPFFNGTVPPDFTETEAEVIGVPKEAKWKNAEIDPDIGKMATNGIELNRYMFKTPTLRNVALTAPYMHNGVYKTLDEVMRFYNVGGGKGIGIDLDHQTLPEDKLNLTKQEIQDIIAFMKALTDTTGLTARPTALPRFNDDMLNARKVGGSY
- a CDS encoding PAS domain-containing protein; the encoded protein is MNALEKQMLSSEPKISSLLSGLIIESLQDPLCVKDSGGRYTYLNAAMCRLLGVTSPKDAVGRTDLAFFPDDIVRQRRNDDLLLLTAQLPAISKEEALIEPATGLLKWFQITKSPLKDSEQRIIGTVELYRDIAARKESMEVVHRIQAELLQKEAALSSLINNTDDYIWAIDREYNLSVANEAVRHFARTALGIEIQIGMPFFSIVPPENVEVWNRYANLALGGEHVVFETSHRLADGSVRYEEATLNPIKDFQGEIFGAAVFVRDITRRKRIEEELQVLNRELEKQLAEVQKTQAQLIQAEKMSSLGQMVAGIAHELNTPIGYVQNNLELIGKRFETLSELYAKAIEAIACINDNRLEDALCKFQEISESELATKESLSQLVSRTQKLFNGCMVGLEQMANLVQSMRNFSRLDEAEMKRANLLDGIRSSLLMLGHMLREKAIQVETYLEPLPMIDCYPAQLNQVFMNIIQNAIHAVEASPAPRIRIYARQEGNFAVVKIQDNGTGIPKEIRGKIFDPFFTTKPVGKGTGLGLSIAYSIVEKHKGSISFETEEGVGTTFEIKIPIVEFIPSNQDTRE
- a CDS encoding response regulator; this translates as MMKLKMLIVDDEPQVLESLRQLFDAEFIVFTAQSGEEALNLALQLPDLAVIISDQRMPTMKGVDLLKQIKQMLPDTMRILLTGYTDLDAVLDSVNLGEIFRYVRKPWQPETLKSIVSLAAASYVLRKQKQTRAMLREQPPAQATHTPKSNLVRLDLSNALGEPLPQVKVPEPSNAPKPVAKEENRSSTPLPANQTTPKQYLSFEEEFFATFKPETIAEVEKYESFEEEFFAKLNEHVAMLEAKLSESEETQAGVQNPLPAANTSWLNEELEEMRAFREVFYGRSGKPKVLVVDDEKRVLTALTDLLSDEFNVIACNDARTALDVLESNALISVLLSDQRMPGMSGVDFLIAAHRIAPLVPKILMTGYTDLEDIVRLVNEGQIFRHIQKPWDVSKLRECLLLAAEEFRRRVEHGLRQRHLYLKQPEKAAQLMAVEAKGRTGRNIENEIESLKKIAALLKRN
- a CDS encoding ATP-binding protein — encoded protein: MQLEDSKANFQTDLQVKRYSELIIYAIIFLFLVAASFVVSIVLSRQSQQDAQHIFCATQQQRSWANAVESFTRANIAIYMESGNAMPDLKTAVEAIQQFKHLMNALAHGDSLEMNGKVFQISAVSEPSLQQVLKTMQTRWAEVEGDFTAFAKKFSEGHIDTALFTKVADPILAKLGPQIAEDTRTFIVTLGFLSEERITGLQTFQIGALMLSVVVFLVMAFRLAISLQAQDRVIVERTRQIMEQNQKILEQNELINAEKRTVEKLNQELENNLKKLRETQAYLIQTEKMSSLGQMVAGIAHELNTPIGYVNTNVVLVKERFLELADTLRKALRAQELIYNDQFEEAVVEMQAIASSPYGTIAELDETEARVKRLLAASQAGLEQMANLVRSMRNFSRLDEAEMKKADIHEGIKGSLLMLSPQLKTNDIQVTTDYGDLPMIECYPAQLNQVFLNLIQNAVHAVEGRPEPKIHISTTLENGEIVVRISDNGPGIPEEIQSKIFDPFFTTKPVGKGTGLGLSICYSIIQKHQGTITFETQKGVGTTFIVRIPARDFMPVSSQTGQVQVEKV
- a CDS encoding PhoX family protein, with the protein product MLRKLLQQALFGLLVCGITLSGCRSNTTDSSSASTVELRQYSVTPTFVSRIAQGVQAFTLISSDDTLRQSPNFVFGGMADGAGLLRNPDGTFTFVCNHEDNFAVSRITLDQTFRPVRGEYLMTSNDGLWRLCSATMVTPEVHGVARPQFITCGESGPESQIHIVDPYGRPSETDRILTNFGYWSGENAVTLPKGTYPNRTVTIIGDDDFQGAGEVALYVGEGTGNFDNGKLYVMARRDNVRRERSMVAGQVYEVEFREITNPKSRAAAEFNQEAARLNAIAFGRVEDLDYRKGSDAAATEIYFCVTGQVWGTGANADSARTMYGRVYRLRLDPSNPLRGTLEVLFDGDDPNGPAREFMNPDNICVTENFVYIQEDPNRYRGANVFDARRQNHDCRIYQWRIGSSPSTISVFLEVSPPRDGSAAQRKYVAERNPDGSATNWFVGSDGRPAIGEWEYGAMLDISNEVGRPGTFLVCVQTHTWRQGGQAPGRDFRNPDGGTLPAAQVPTNFGEGSYVLILTNVPR